The Acidobacteriota bacterium DNA window CCTTCACGACGAAGGTCCGGTTCTGCAAGCCTGGGAATCGGTCTCCTAGCCTCGTGTCGCGCCCGTCGCTGTAGACCACGAAGAGGTCGCTGCCGGGCGCGTATTCCCAGCGCAGGCGGACGCTCGAGCCTAGCGTCTTGCTGGTTGAGTTGTGCTGCACGAGCCCGCCGAGCGCCATATAAGGCGAGAACATATACGTCGTCCTCACGCTGGTGACGGCGGTCGTAAATGCGCCAGCAGGGATATCAATCCAGTTCACCGTGACGCCGGGTTCCACGTTGAAGCGGGATGAGATCTCCACCACGCCGCGTGCGCCCAGTTCGGTCTTGGTGCCGTCATAGAACGTCCCCGTCCCCCCAAAAACCGATCCTGATGCCCGCCGCTGCGGCCCAAACTCGTACGTCGTCCTCACATCGTTGAAGCGGTAGGTCCCGGCGGGGATGGGCTTGCCCGGCACCACGTTGAAGCCGACGCGCAGGTGTTCGTAGTTGTTTGAGTACTCGATGCTCCACTGATCGTTGCCGCGCAGTTCAGCGTCATACGATACCTGCGCCTGGCGGCTCTCGAGCACCCCGTCGGTGCCGGTGATGTAGTCGAACTCGCCCTCGAACACGTGGCGCCGAATGGCGCGGCTGCCGCCAGGACGTGGTGAAAACCGCGCGCTGGCGAAGTTGCGCCGAAACGCCGTCCGCCGCAGAAACCCGATCTCTGGTTGGAAGTCGCGTCCGACGACGAGGTGTTCGTAGCGCAGGCCGTACCGATCCGGCGCCCATTCGAACTCGCCGCGATAGCTGCTCCTGTCAATGTGGCGTCCGGCTTTAGCCGGACCGTCGTCAATGTAGCCTCCGGCTTTAGCCGGAGCTTCCGTCTCCGACTGCGCAAAATAACCCGTCATCGTCACGTTCTGGTGAAACCAGAAATTCGCATCCACCCCGAGCACCGTATTGGTGATCCCATCAATCGGCGTCTTGCGCGTGAAGATCGCACCAATGTTGCTGCGCCGCAAGACGTCGCGACGCAAACGAATGACCGAGAAGTTGGTTGACGGCACATAGCTGGCACCTCTCCCGACTCCCGACTCCCGGTTCCCGATTCCCGTGTCCTCTGTCTGAATACTCAGCAACCCGATGCTGTACTTCCCCGCGCGCCCCGCCACGCGTCCGCCGCCGATGATTGGAATCTCGCCCGTGGCGCCCAGCCCAATGCGGCGGCTGTAGAACACGATCGGCGTCAACCCACCGCCACCACGACCGCCCTGGCTGCCGCCGAACGTGAACAGTCCTTGTCCTTCGAGGAAGAAGTCGCGCTTCTCGGGGAAGAACAGACTGAAGCGGGTCAGGTTCACCTGCTGCTGGTCTTCCTCCACCTGCGCGAAGTCGGTGCGATAGGTGAGGTCGGCCACCAGGCTGTTGGTCAGGCTGTACTTCACGTCCACGCCGGCGTCGGCCGACGGATCGTTGCGATACACCGGCGTCGCGGCCAGGTTGGTGGTGCTGGCGGCAATCGCGTAGGGCTTCACGTCGATGGGCTTTCGCACCGACGGCGTCTCGACGCCGACGACCGTGGCCATGATGTCGAACTTGTACATCGCGCGCGTGGTGGCCGAGGCCGGGATCGGCGCGATCGACACGTGTTCGTTCTTCCACCGAATTACCCGTCGCAGGTTGAAGCCCCACACCTGGGGTCCTGCCGCGCGAAAGCGAAGCGAGGAATAGGGGACGGCGAACTCCATCGACCAGCCATCCGGCAGGATCCGCGACCGGGTCCGCCAGATTGTGTTCCAGTCGTTGTTGTTGCTGCGTTCGTCCTGGATCTCCTGGTCGCGCTGGGCGCTGAGCGCGTTGGTCTGGAAGAACACCCCGCTCCGTCTGGTGTAGAGCGGATCGATGCTGATCGAGATGTTGTCGTTGTTGTAGATGTTGAAGTTGTCGCGCCGCAGCTCGTTGGCCACCAGCCGCTCGGGCGCCGAGTCGAACGACCGCACGCTCACGTAGAAATGGTCATCATCAAAGAACAGCCACACCAGCGTCTTCTCGGTGCCCGCCCGGCCTTCGTCCGGCTCCTGCTGGACGAAGTGATCGATCGCCGTCACCTCGCGATACACCGCCTCGTCCAGCGCGCCGTCGAGCGCCAGCGGCGCCTCCAACCTGGTGGC harbors:
- a CDS encoding DUF5916 domain-containing protein, with the translated sequence MSFQQLFLCLCFLFVSSAAAAQSIEILGPPAPVAPAVFAKDDQGRITLRATRLEAPLALDGALDEAVYREVTAIDHFVQQEPDEGRAGTEKTLVWLFFDDDHFYVSVRSFDSAPERLVANELRRDNFNIYNNDNISISIDPLYTRRSGVFFQTNALSAQRDQEIQDERSNNNDWNTIWRTRSRILPDGWSMEFAVPYSSLRFRAAGPQVWGFNLRRVIRWKNEHVSIAPIPASATTRAMYKFDIMATVVGVETPSVRKPIDVKPYAIAASTTNLAATPVYRNDPSADAGVDVKYSLTNSLVADLTYRTDFAQVEEDQQQVNLTRFSLFFPEKRDFFLEGQGLFTFGGSQGGRGGGGLTPIVFYSRRIGLGATGEIPIIGGGRVAGRAGKYSIGLLSIQTEDTGIGNRESGVGRGASYVPSTNFSVIRLRRDVLRRSNIGAIFTRKTPIDGITNTVLGVDANFWFHQNVTMTGYFAQSETEAPAKAGGYIDDGPAKAGRHIDRSSYRGEFEWAPDRYGLRYEHLVVGRDFQPEIGFLRRTAFRRNFASARFSPRPGGSRAIRRHVFEGEFDYITGTDGVLESRQAQVSYDAELRGNDQWSIEYSNNYEHLRVGFNVVPGKPIPAGTYRFNDVRTTYEFGPQRRASGSVFGGTGTFYDGTKTELGARGVVEISSRFNVEPGVTVNWIDIPAGAFTTAVTSVRTTYMFSPYMALGGLVQHNSTSKTLGSSVRLRWEYAPGSDLFVVYSDGRDTRLGDRFPGLQNRTFVVKATRLFRF